A DNA window from Mesorhizobium sp. C432A contains the following coding sequences:
- the rpsB gene encoding 30S ribosomal protein S2, whose amino-acid sequence MALPDFSMRQLLEAGIHFGHQTHRWNPKMAPYIYGARNNIHIIDLSQTVPLLHQALKQVSDTVAKGGRVLFVGTKRQASDIVADAAQRSAQYYVNSRWLGGMLTNWKTISNSIQRLRKLDEMLAGEAQGLTKKERLNLDREREKLDKALGGIKDMGSTPDLMFVIDTNKEAIAILEAKRLGIPVVAIIDSNCDPDKIDFPIPGNDDAARAIQLYCDLIAKAAIDGIARQQGALGVDIGASVEAPVEPALDPAPAPAADAPEA is encoded by the coding sequence ATGGCACTGCCTGATTTCAGCATGCGCCAGCTTTTGGAAGCTGGCATTCACTTCGGCCACCAGACCCACCGCTGGAACCCGAAGATGGCGCCTTACATCTACGGCGCCCGCAACAACATCCACATCATCGACCTGTCGCAGACGGTGCCTTTGCTGCACCAGGCTCTGAAGCAGGTTTCCGACACCGTTGCCAAGGGCGGCCGCGTGCTGTTCGTCGGCACCAAGCGCCAAGCGTCCGACATCGTCGCCGACGCCGCACAGCGTTCGGCCCAATACTATGTCAACTCGCGTTGGCTCGGCGGCATGCTGACCAACTGGAAGACGATCTCGAATTCGATCCAGCGCCTGCGCAAGCTCGACGAGATGCTGGCCGGCGAAGCCCAGGGCCTGACCAAGAAGGAACGCCTGAACCTCGACCGCGAGCGCGAGAAGCTCGACAAGGCGCTCGGCGGTATCAAGGACATGGGCTCGACGCCCGACCTGATGTTCGTCATCGACACCAACAAGGAAGCGATCGCCATTCTCGAGGCCAAGCGCCTCGGCATTCCGGTCGTTGCCATCATCGATTCGAACTGCGATCCGGACAAGATCGACTTCCCGATCCCCGGTAATGACGACGCGGCGCGCGCCATCCAGCTCTATTGCGACCTGATCGCCAAGGCTGCCATCGACGGCATCGCCCGCCAGCAGGGCGCGCTCGGCGTCGACATCGGCGCCTCGGTCGAAGCTCCGGTCGAACCGGCGCTTGATCCGGCTCCGGCCCCGGCTGCGGACGCTCCGGAAGCTTGA
- the tsf gene encoding translation elongation factor Ts, with translation MSISAAQVKELRDLTGAGMMDCKAALTETNGNIEEAVDWLRKKGISKADKKAGRTAAEGLIGVDSGVREAAIVEVNSETDFVARNEQFQEIVRNVAKVALAYGTTEAVSAAKYPGSDKSVTDTIKDAVGTIGENMSFRRSAKLTVPHGAVATYVHNAVADGLGKLGVLVAIETTGNEHAANAFGRHVAMHVAATNPLALTAEQIDPAAVEREKAIFADQARQSGKPEAIIEKMVEGRLRKFYEEVVLLKQAFVLNPDITVEQALKDAEKDIGAPAKISAYLRFALGEGIEKEETDFAAEVAAAVKK, from the coding sequence ATGAGCATTTCGGCTGCACAGGTCAAAGAACTCCGCGACTTGACCGGCGCGGGCATGATGGACTGCAAGGCGGCGTTGACCGAGACCAACGGCAACATCGAAGAGGCCGTCGACTGGCTGCGCAAGAAGGGCATTTCCAAGGCCGACAAGAAGGCTGGCCGTACTGCCGCCGAAGGCCTGATCGGCGTCGACTCCGGCGTCCGCGAGGCCGCCATCGTCGAGGTTAACTCCGAGACCGATTTCGTGGCCCGCAACGAGCAGTTCCAGGAGATCGTTCGCAATGTCGCCAAGGTCGCGCTTGCTTATGGCACGACGGAGGCTGTCTCTGCCGCAAAGTATCCGGGTTCGGACAAGTCGGTCACTGACACCATCAAGGACGCCGTTGGCACCATTGGCGAGAACATGAGCTTCCGCCGTTCGGCCAAGCTCACCGTCCCGCACGGTGCTGTCGCAACCTACGTCCACAATGCGGTTGCCGATGGTCTTGGCAAGCTCGGCGTTCTGGTCGCGATCGAGACGACGGGCAATGAGCATGCCGCCAACGCCTTTGGCCGCCATGTCGCCATGCATGTCGCCGCCACCAACCCGCTGGCGTTGACCGCCGAGCAGATCGATCCGGCAGCGGTCGAGCGCGAGAAGGCGATCTTCGCCGACCAGGCGCGCCAGTCCGGCAAGCCGGAAGCGATCATCGAAAAGATGGTCGAAGGCCGCCTGCGCAAGTTCTACGAGGAAGTCGTGCTCCTCAAGCAGGCCTTCGTGCTCAATCCCGACATCACTGTCGAGCAGGCGCTGAAGGATGCCGAGAAGGACATCGGCGCTCCGGCCAAGATCTCCGCCTATCTGCGCTTTGCGCTGGGCGAAGGCATCGAAAAGGAAGAGACCGATTTCGCGGCGGAAGTCGCGGCGGCGGTGAAGAAGTAG
- a CDS encoding LysR substrate-binding domain-containing protein — protein sequence MDRDLLSHLPVIVAVARRGGFALAAAELGMSPSAVSHAVRLVEERIGQPLFARTTRSVSLTEAGKALVETAAPALQDIADRMDRIRAIKGRPSGLLRLNVPNIAVPLAVTPVVAAMAERYPDVTIELLIDQGLVDIVGEGFDAGIRLGEMIAQDMVTVRLTPPFNAVIVASPAYVGRHGRPRGVTDLSDHNCVGYRLVRSGALYRWDLTEDGKDVVAETKGTVIVTDSLAAIDLALAGVGLIYVFEPLVRAELAAGRLVQILPQTAIEEPGLFLYFPRRASMAPKLRAFIDTAQEIGRASLRTPGRVA from the coding sequence ATGGACCGGGATCTGCTCAGTCATTTGCCTGTCATCGTCGCCGTTGCCCGACGCGGCGGCTTTGCGCTTGCCGCGGCCGAACTGGGCATGTCCCCATCCGCCGTCAGCCATGCGGTGCGCCTCGTGGAGGAGCGGATCGGCCAGCCGCTGTTTGCGCGCACCACGCGCAGCGTCTCGCTGACGGAAGCCGGCAAGGCGCTGGTGGAGACGGCAGCCCCTGCTCTCCAGGATATCGCCGACCGGATGGACCGCATCCGAGCCATCAAGGGCCGGCCCTCCGGCTTGCTCAGGTTGAACGTTCCCAACATCGCCGTTCCACTTGCCGTCACTCCCGTGGTCGCCGCGATGGCTGAACGCTATCCTGATGTGACCATCGAATTGCTCATCGACCAGGGGCTGGTGGACATTGTCGGCGAGGGTTTTGATGCCGGCATCCGGCTGGGCGAGATGATCGCACAGGACATGGTCACGGTCCGGCTGACGCCGCCATTCAACGCCGTGATCGTCGCCTCCCCCGCCTATGTCGGCCGGCATGGCCGTCCGCGCGGTGTGACGGATCTTTCGGACCACAATTGCGTCGGCTACCGGCTTGTGCGCTCCGGCGCACTCTATCGCTGGGACCTGACCGAGGACGGCAAGGATGTCGTGGCCGAGACGAAGGGTACGGTCATCGTTACCGATTCGCTGGCCGCGATCGACCTTGCGCTTGCCGGCGTCGGGCTGATCTATGTGTTCGAGCCGCTGGTGCGCGCGGAATTGGCCGCCGGCCGCCTCGTTCAGATCCTGCCGCAAACGGCGATCGAGGAGCCCGGCCTCTTCCTCTACTTCCCGCGCAGGGCGTCGATGGCGCCAAAGCTCAGGGCCTTCATCGACACCGCACAAGAAATCGGCCGAGCATCCTTGCGGACACCCGGCCGAGTTGCCTGA
- a CDS encoding nuclear transport factor 2 family protein → MDALKHATFAAGLALAPVDAGGAEPSGWRALADERAVIRIADAIDRAVDAQDWKLARSYFADRVTVDFSSLSG, encoded by the coding sequence ATGGATGCCTTGAAACACGCTACCTTCGCCGCAGGCCTTGCCCTAGCGCCGGTCGATGCCGGCGGCGCCGAGCCGTCCGGTTGGCGCGCGCTCGCCGACGAACGCGCCGTCATCCGCATCGCCGATGCCATCGACCGTGCCGTCGATGCGCAGGACTGGAAGCTTGCCCGCTCCTATTTCGCCGACCGTGTCACCGTCGACTTCAGCAGCCTGTCAGGATAG
- a CDS encoding nuclear transport factor 2 family protein: protein MGTWAGNLRGSKTSLHLRTNHQVIFEADAATVSSNGYAWNRMEGNGDPLWEVWGTYEHHLVRSGTGWKVDGFGFRATHERGNPWVKMTPGQ from the coding sequence ATCGGTACCTGGGCCGGCAACCTCAGGGGCAGCAAGACCAGCCTGCATCTGCGCACCAATCACCAGGTGATCTTTGAGGCGGACGCGGCGACCGTCTCTTCGAACGGCTATGCCTGGAACCGGATGGAAGGCAATGGCGACCCGCTGTGGGAAGTCTGGGGCACCTACGAGCACCATCTGGTTCGCTCCGGGACCGGCTGGAAAGTCGACGGCTTCGGTTTCCGCGCCACGCATGAGCGCGGCAATCCCTGGGTCAAGATGACGCCTGGCCAGTGA
- a CDS encoding aldo/keto reductase: MTMSYYTLGNSGLRVSRLALGTMTFGTEWGWGADRETARAMADAYVEAGGNFFDTADLYTGGTAETWLGEFIAERGLRDRAVIATKFTFNAEPGNPNAGGNGRKNILRAVDASLKRLGTDYIDLYLLHVWDGLTPAEEVMRTMDDLVRAGKIRHVGLSDVPAWYAARAQTIAEWRGYEPVSALQLEYSLAERSTENEFVPFGTRHGAGIMVWSPLASGLLSGKYRPTQEGHAGRLDGFRNTTHPGFQKFTERNWAIVAELEKVAAELGRSMAQVALNWVATQPGIATVILGATKLAQLQDNLAALDFTLPAELRARLDTVSRTPPPFPYAYFGSDIQARVTGGAVTGDKPLGYAPPLLVEGDAVSITSN, encoded by the coding sequence ATGACCATGAGCTATTACACACTGGGCAACAGCGGCCTGCGCGTCAGCCGGCTGGCACTGGGCACCATGACCTTTGGCACCGAATGGGGCTGGGGCGCGGACAGGGAAACCGCGCGCGCCATGGCCGACGCCTATGTCGAGGCCGGCGGCAATTTCTTCGACACCGCCGACCTCTACACCGGCGGCACAGCCGAAACCTGGCTCGGCGAATTCATCGCCGAGCGAGGCTTGCGCGACAGAGCGGTGATCGCCACGAAATTCACCTTCAACGCGGAGCCCGGCAATCCGAACGCCGGTGGCAATGGCCGCAAGAACATCTTGCGCGCCGTGGACGCCTCGCTGAAGCGGTTGGGCACTGACTATATCGACCTCTACCTCCTCCATGTCTGGGACGGGCTGACGCCGGCCGAGGAGGTCATGCGCACGATGGATGATCTCGTGCGTGCGGGCAAAATTCGCCATGTCGGCCTGTCCGATGTGCCGGCCTGGTATGCTGCCCGCGCGCAGACGATCGCCGAGTGGCGCGGCTACGAGCCGGTGTCGGCCTTGCAGCTTGAATATTCGCTGGCGGAGCGTTCGACCGAAAATGAGTTCGTGCCCTTCGGCACCCGCCATGGCGCAGGAATCATGGTGTGGAGCCCGCTGGCCAGCGGGCTGCTCAGCGGCAAGTACCGGCCGACGCAGGAAGGCCATGCCGGCCGGCTCGACGGCTTTCGCAACACCACTCATCCAGGGTTCCAGAAGTTCACCGAGCGCAACTGGGCGATCGTGGCGGAGCTCGAAAAAGTTGCGGCCGAACTCGGACGCAGCATGGCGCAGGTCGCGCTCAACTGGGTGGCAACGCAACCGGGCATCGCCACCGTGATTCTTGGCGCCACCAAGCTGGCGCAGTTGCAGGACAATCTAGCGGCGTTGGATTTCACTTTACCCGCCGAGCTTCGCGCGCGGCTGGATACGGTCAGCAGGACACCGCCGCCATTCCCGTACGCCTATTTCGGTTCCGACATACAAGCCCGGGTTACCGGCGGCGCCGTGACCGGCGACAAGCCGTTGGGTTATGCGCCGCCGCTGCTGGTCGAGGGCGACGCCGTCAGCATCACCAGCAACTGA
- the pyrH gene encoding UMP kinase: MTAKPLYRRVLLKASGEALMGEQHFGIDVSVVDRIAADIAEARALGIEVGVVIGGGNIFRGVAVASKGGDRVTGDHMGMLATVINSLALRTSLNKIGVDAVVLSAIAMPELCESFSQRQATAYMNQGKVVIFAGGTGNPFFTTDSAAALRAAEIGADALFKGTQVDGVYSADPKKDPNATRFERISHAEVINKGLSIMDTAAIALARENNIPIIVYSIHEKGGFGDILRGGGRCTIVADE, from the coding sequence ATGACGGCAAAGCCCCTCTATCGACGTGTCCTGCTGAAAGCGTCGGGCGAAGCGTTGATGGGCGAGCAGCATTTCGGCATCGATGTCTCGGTGGTCGACCGAATCGCCGCCGACATCGCCGAAGCCCGCGCACTTGGCATCGAGGTCGGCGTCGTCATTGGCGGCGGCAATATCTTTCGCGGCGTGGCGGTGGCATCCAAGGGCGGCGACCGCGTTACCGGCGACCACATGGGCATGCTGGCCACCGTCATCAACTCGCTGGCGCTGCGCACCTCGCTGAACAAGATCGGCGTCGACGCCGTCGTGCTGTCGGCCATAGCCATGCCCGAACTTTGCGAGAGTTTTTCCCAGCGCCAGGCCACCGCCTATATGAACCAGGGCAAGGTCGTCATTTTCGCCGGCGGCACCGGCAATCCGTTCTTCACCACCGATTCGGCCGCGGCCTTGCGCGCCGCCGAGATCGGCGCCGACGCGCTGTTCAAGGGCACCCAGGTCGACGGCGTCTATTCGGCCGATCCCAAGAAGGATCCGAATGCGACCCGCTTCGAGCGCATCAGCCATGCCGAAGTCATCAACAAGGGCCTTTCGATCATGGATACCGCCGCAATTGCACTTGCGCGCGAAAACAACATCCCGATAATCGTCTATTCGATCCACGAAAAAGGTGGTTTCGGCGATATTCTGCGGGGCGGCGGCCGTTGCACGATCGTCGCCGACGAATAA
- the frr gene encoding ribosome recycling factor, with product MSGEFDDLKRRMDGAIAAFKHDLASLRTGRASSNLLDAIQVQAYGTTMPINQVANVSVPEPRMISVSVWDKSMVGAVDRAIRESNLGFNPIVDGTNLRIPLPELNEQRRKELVKISHGYAENARVAVRHVRRDGMDFLKKAEKDGDISEDDQRKRSDQVQKLTDETISTIDHLLSDKEAEIMQV from the coding sequence ATGAGTGGTGAGTTCGACGACCTCAAGCGGCGCATGGATGGCGCGATCGCCGCCTTCAAGCACGATCTGGCTTCGCTGCGCACCGGCCGTGCCTCCAGCAATCTGCTCGACGCCATCCAGGTCCAGGCCTACGGCACCACCATGCCCATCAACCAGGTGGCGAACGTGTCGGTGCCGGAGCCGCGCATGATCTCGGTTTCGGTATGGGACAAGTCGATGGTCGGCGCGGTCGACCGTGCCATCAGAGAATCCAATCTCGGCTTCAATCCGATCGTCGACGGCACCAATCTCAGAATTCCGCTGCCCGAGCTCAACGAGCAGCGCCGCAAGGAACTGGTCAAGATTTCGCATGGCTACGCCGAGAACGCCCGCGTTGCGGTGCGCCATGTCCGTCGCGACGGCATGGACTTCTTGAAGAAGGCGGAAAAGGACGGCGACATCAGCGAGGACGATCAGCGCAAGCGCTCCGATCAGGTCCAGAAGCTGACCGACGAAACGATCAGCACCATCGATCACCTGCTTTCCGATAAGGAAGCTGAAATCATGCAGGTTTAG
- a CDS encoding isoprenyl transferase: protein MKSCRFRVGPHRPESETMATPAHVAIIMDGNGRWAKARGMPRLAGHRAGVEALRKTVRAAPGLGISFLTVYAFSSENWSRPKAEVSDLMGLLKLFIRRDLAELHQNGVRVRIIGDRAGLQPDIRGLLEEAESLTARNESLTLVIAFNYGGRDEIVRTSRKLAAAVARGEIDAEAITADTFAGALDTAGIPDPELVIRTSGELRLSNFLLWQAAYSELVFLPCYWPDFSREHLADALRDFAGRERRFGGLAAQDVAAS, encoded by the coding sequence CTGAAATCATGCAGGTTTAGGGTCGGCCCGCACCGGCCCGAAAGCGAGACAATGGCAACGCCCGCGCATGTCGCGATCATCATGGATGGAAACGGACGCTGGGCCAAGGCGCGCGGCATGCCGCGGCTTGCCGGCCATCGCGCCGGCGTCGAAGCGCTGCGCAAGACGGTGCGCGCCGCGCCCGGTCTCGGCATTTCCTTCCTGACCGTCTACGCCTTTTCGTCGGAAAACTGGTCGCGGCCCAAGGCCGAAGTCAGCGATCTGATGGGGCTTTTGAAACTGTTCATCCGCCGCGATCTGGCCGAACTGCACCAGAACGGCGTGCGCGTCAGGATCATCGGTGACAGGGCGGGGCTGCAGCCGGACATCAGGGGCCTGCTGGAAGAGGCCGAATCGCTGACTGCGCGCAATGAATCGCTGACCTTGGTCATCGCCTTCAACTATGGCGGGCGCGACGAGATCGTGCGCACGTCACGCAAGCTCGCAGCCGCAGTGGCGCGCGGCGAGATCGACGCAGAGGCGATCACGGCAGACACTTTTGCCGGCGCCCTCGACACCGCAGGCATTCCCGATCCGGAGCTGGTCATCCGCACCAGTGGCGAGCTTCGGCTGTCGAACTTCCTTCTGTGGCAGGCAGCCTACAGCGAACTGGTTTTTCTGCCTTGCTACTGGCCTGACTTCAGCCGCGAACACCTGGCCGACGCATTGCGCGATTTTGCTGGCCGCGAGCGCCGTTTTGGCGGGCTTGCCGCTCAAGATGTCGCTGCCTCGTGA
- a CDS encoding phosphatidate cytidylyltransferase — translation MNNLQLRIVSALVLAAIALGLTWLGGLWFRLLCAGISAVIFYEWARMSRPLAGATLGFIPEALLLVFVVALVAGVPASWLLSLVLAMVVVAAVGARMRGAAQWDAAGLAYAALSGLSLALLRGGDHPGLVAILFLFAVVWATDIFAYFAGRSVGGPKLAPSISPGKTQSGALGGAVGGVAAGVLLAAAAGAGNLGVLALVALVLSIVAQVGDLFESWVKRRHGRKDSSALIPGHGGVMDRVDGLVAAAVALYVIGWISAGADHPARGLFPA, via the coding sequence ATGAACAATCTTCAGCTTCGCATCGTCTCGGCGCTGGTGCTGGCCGCAATAGCGCTTGGCCTGACCTGGTTGGGAGGGCTGTGGTTCCGCCTGCTTTGCGCCGGGATATCGGCGGTCATCTTCTATGAATGGGCGCGCATGTCGCGCCCCTTGGCCGGTGCGACCCTCGGCTTCATTCCCGAAGCGCTGCTTCTGGTGTTCGTCGTCGCCCTGGTTGCAGGCGTGCCGGCATCGTGGCTTCTGTCTCTTGTCCTGGCCATGGTTGTGGTCGCTGCTGTCGGCGCCCGTATGCGTGGAGCGGCGCAATGGGATGCAGCCGGTCTTGCCTACGCGGCTTTGTCCGGCTTATCGCTGGCGCTGCTGCGCGGCGGCGACCATCCCGGCCTGGTCGCAATCCTGTTTCTGTTCGCCGTGGTCTGGGCGACCGACATCTTCGCCTATTTCGCCGGCCGCTCCGTCGGCGGGCCCAAGCTCGCGCCATCGATATCCCCCGGCAAAACGCAGAGCGGCGCACTTGGCGGCGCTGTCGGCGGCGTGGCCGCCGGCGTGCTTCTGGCTGCCGCCGCCGGGGCCGGCAATCTTGGCGTCCTCGCCTTGGTTGCGCTGGTGCTGTCGATTGTTGCCCAGGTTGGCGATCTCTTCGAATCCTGGGTCAAGCGCCGCCACGGCCGCAAGGATTCAAGCGCGTTGATACCCGGGCATGGCGGTGTCATGGACAGGGTGGACGGGCTTGTCGCGGCGGCTGTTGCCCTATACGTGATCGGCTGGATTTCGGCGGGCGCCGATCATCCGGCGCGGGGACTGTTTCCGGCTTGA
- the rseP gene encoding RIP metalloprotease RseP gives MNEILHAFFSTEGFVLGTLVPFLFVLTVVVFIHEMGHYLVGRWCGIGVKAFSIGFGPELLGFNDSHGTRWKLCAIPLGGYVKFVGDMSATSSQPSSEDLETLTDAERKVAFHTQPIWKRAATVVAGPLFNFLLTIAVFAVLFSLYGRPVFEPMVAAVTAGSPAARAGILPGDRFVAVDGSKVETFADVQRLVSGRGGDAITFTMLRDGKEVTVVATPEPMEQLDALGNKVKVAVIGVVNNKDVGQPRLITYSPVGAVGAAVEETGHVIQRTGQFLQRFVVGREDKCQLGGPIKIAKMSGQAAKLGFLWLVQLVAGLSVGIGILNLLPIPPLDGGHLLFYALEAVFRRPVSERMMEMGYRAGLFLVLGFMGFVFWNDLFGC, from the coding sequence TTGAACGAAATTCTTCACGCGTTTTTCAGCACGGAAGGCTTTGTCCTCGGCACGCTGGTGCCGTTTCTGTTCGTGCTGACCGTGGTCGTCTTCATTCACGAAATGGGCCATTACCTGGTCGGCCGCTGGTGCGGCATTGGCGTGAAGGCCTTTTCGATCGGCTTCGGCCCCGAACTTCTCGGCTTCAACGACAGCCACGGCACGCGCTGGAAGCTCTGCGCCATACCGCTCGGCGGTTATGTCAAATTCGTCGGCGACATGAGCGCCACGTCGAGCCAGCCGAGTTCGGAAGATCTGGAAACGCTGACTGACGCTGAACGCAAGGTCGCCTTCCACACGCAACCCATCTGGAAACGCGCCGCCACGGTGGTGGCCGGACCGCTGTTCAACTTCCTTTTGACCATTGCCGTCTTTGCCGTGCTGTTTTCCCTCTATGGCCGCCCTGTGTTTGAGCCGATGGTGGCGGCGGTCACCGCCGGCAGTCCAGCCGCAAGGGCCGGCATTTTGCCAGGCGACCGATTCGTCGCCGTCGACGGCAGCAAGGTTGAGACCTTCGCCGACGTCCAGCGCCTAGTTTCGGGCCGCGGCGGCGACGCCATCACCTTCACCATGTTGCGCGACGGCAAGGAGGTCACGGTCGTCGCGACGCCGGAGCCGATGGAGCAGCTGGACGCACTGGGCAACAAGGTCAAGGTGGCCGTCATCGGCGTCGTCAACAACAAGGATGTCGGCCAGCCCAGGCTGATCACCTACAGCCCTGTCGGAGCAGTCGGCGCCGCGGTCGAGGAGACGGGGCACGTCATTCAGCGCACCGGCCAGTTCCTGCAGCGATTCGTTGTCGGCCGCGAAGACAAATGCCAGCTGGGCGGCCCGATCAAGATCGCCAAGATGTCGGGGCAGGCGGCAAAGCTGGGCTTCCTATGGCTGGTGCAACTCGTCGCCGGCCTGTCGGTCGGGATCGGAATTCTGAACCTTTTGCCGATTCCCCCCCTCGACGGCGGCCATCTCCTGTTCTACGCACTCGAAGCCGTTTTCCGGCGTCCGGTATCGGAGCGGATGATGGAAATGGGATACCGGGCCGGCCTCTTTCTGGTTCTGGGATTTATGGGCTTCGTCTTCTGGAACGATCTGTTTGGGTGCTGA
- the bamA gene encoding outer membrane protein assembly factor BamA codes for MKAASKFLSAASAVAMSAALVVPGALAVQFVATSAAQAAVVSRVEVSGNQRVDADTIRNYITIKPGKAFSSADIDDAVKALFGTGLFSDVQINQVGSTLVVKVAEYQVVNQVLFQGNKKLKDNALAVAVQLKPRGTFSQATLDSDVEAVKAAYRRIGRDDAAVTTQIMDLGDNRVNVVFNINEGGRTKIAAVNFVGNSAYSSRRLSDVIATKRSSFLSFVLRDDVYDEDKLRADQESLRRFYYNHGYADFQVVSAVGELDDTTNQYTVTITVQEGDRYTFGDVSVESTIPEVDSKALESVVQTHKGDVYNAKNVEDTIIALTEKVAGSGYAFAQVTPRGDRNFENHTISVVYTIDQGTKAYIERIEIRGNDRTRDYVIRREFDVSEGDAFNQVLIQRAKKRLEKLDYFEKVDVSTVPGSEPDQVVLVVDVVEKSTGEFSVGAGYSTGGDTAGPSVEGSVAERNFLGRGQYIKVSAGGRKNSRDYSLSFTEPYFLGRRIAAGFDIFQQTRNYDHYDSETLGATVRFGLPITDNISTQLAYNIAQEKYKLDDGCDNNPAIPGNAPGDGIPDADCNVSAAIVQGIDESPWIKSSVSLGLVYNTIDDMKSPHEGIYATTTMEVAGLGGDAKFVKVTGRGTVYQTLSEQLDLVGLISGGAGHIAGYGDNGLRIFDQFQSSDRMIRGFEYGGIGPADIATGDHLGGTTYFNASAEAQFPIPVIPESFGVRGAVFADAATLYGSKINVAGVTQASTDLELRASVGVGLLWSSPFGPIRIDYAMPVKKEKTDDVQEFNFGMSSRF; via the coding sequence ATGAAGGCAGCATCCAAATTTTTGAGCGCCGCGTCCGCGGTGGCTATGTCCGCCGCTCTGGTTGTACCAGGTGCGCTCGCCGTGCAGTTCGTTGCCACATCTGCGGCGCAGGCAGCCGTTGTCTCGAGAGTCGAGGTCAGCGGCAACCAGCGTGTCGACGCCGACACCATCCGCAACTACATCACGATCAAGCCGGGCAAGGCGTTTTCCAGCGCCGATATCGACGATGCGGTCAAGGCGCTGTTCGGCACCGGGCTGTTCTCGGACGTGCAGATCAATCAGGTCGGTTCGACGCTGGTAGTCAAGGTTGCCGAATACCAGGTCGTCAACCAGGTTCTGTTCCAGGGCAACAAGAAGCTCAAGGACAACGCGCTGGCAGTCGCCGTGCAGTTGAAGCCGCGCGGGACGTTCTCGCAGGCAACGCTGGACTCCGATGTCGAGGCGGTAAAGGCTGCCTACAGGCGAATTGGCCGGGATGACGCCGCTGTCACGACCCAGATCATGGATCTCGGCGACAACCGCGTGAACGTGGTCTTCAACATCAACGAAGGCGGCCGCACCAAGATCGCCGCTGTCAATTTCGTCGGCAACAGCGCCTATTCGAGCCGCCGCCTGTCCGACGTCATCGCAACCAAGCGCTCGAGCTTCTTGTCCTTCGTGCTGCGTGACGACGTCTATGACGAGGACAAGCTCCGCGCCGACCAGGAATCGCTGCGCCGCTTCTATTACAATCACGGCTATGCCGACTTCCAGGTGGTCTCAGCCGTCGGCGAGCTCGACGACACGACCAACCAGTACACCGTTACCATCACCGTCCAGGAAGGCGACCGCTATACGTTCGGCGACGTCAGCGTCGAGAGCACCATTCCCGAAGTCGACTCGAAGGCGCTGGAATCGGTGGTTCAGACCCACAAGGGCGACGTCTACAACGCCAAGAATGTCGAGGATACCATCATCGCGCTGACCGAAAAGGTCGCGGGTTCGGGCTATGCCTTCGCCCAGGTGACGCCGCGCGGCGATCGCAACTTCGAGAACCACACCATTTCGGTCGTCTATACGATCGACCAGGGCACCAAGGCCTATATCGAGCGCATCGAAATCCGCGGCAACGACCGCACACGCGACTATGTCATTCGTCGTGAGTTCGATGTCAGCGAAGGCGACGCCTTCAACCAGGTACTCATCCAGCGCGCGAAGAAGCGGCTGGAAAAGCTAGATTACTTTGAGAAAGTCGACGTTTCGACTGTCCCGGGTTCTGAGCCAGACCAGGTCGTGCTCGTGGTCGACGTGGTCGAGAAATCGACCGGCGAGTTCTCGGTTGGCGCAGGTTATTCGACAGGTGGCGACACTGCCGGTCCGTCCGTCGAAGGTTCGGTCGCGGAGCGCAACTTCCTCGGTCGCGGCCAGTACATCAAGGTTTCGGCGGGTGGCCGCAAGAATTCGCGGGACTACAGCCTGTCCTTCACCGAACCCTATTTCCTGGGGCGCCGTATCGCCGCCGGCTTCGATATCTTCCAGCAGACCCGCAACTACGACCACTATGACAGCGAGACGCTGGGTGCGACGGTGCGCTTCGGCCTGCCGATCACCGACAACATCTCGACGCAGTTGGCGTACAATATCGCCCAGGAGAAGTACAAGCTCGACGACGGTTGCGATAACAATCCTGCCATCCCGGGCAACGCCCCTGGCGACGGGATTCCCGACGCGGACTGCAACGTATCTGCGGCAATCGTCCAGGGAATTGATGAAAGCCCTTGGATCAAGTCGTCGGTCAGCCTTGGGCTGGTCTACAACACCATCGACGACATGAAGAGCCCGCATGAAGGCATCTACGCCACCACGACCATGGAAGTGGCCGGCCTTGGTGGCGATGCCAAATTCGTCAAGGTTACCGGTCGTGGCACTGTCTACCAGACGTTGTCCGAACAGCTGGATCTGGTCGGCCTGATCTCAGGTGGTGCTGGCCATATTGCGGGCTATGGCGATAACGGCCTGCGTATCTTCGATCAGTTCCAGAGCAGCGACCGCATGATCCGCGGCTTCGAGTATGGCGGTATCGGCCCCGCGGATATTGCAACGGGTGACCACCTCGGCGGCACCACTTATTTCAATGCGTCGGCCGAAGCTCAATTCCCGATACCGGTCATTCCGGAAAGCTTTGGTGTCCGCGGCGCTGTGTTTGCTGATGCCGCCACACTGTACGGCAGCAAGATAAATGTCGCCGGGGTTACTCAAGCTTCAACTGATCTAGAGCTGCGCGCGTCGGTTGGTGTCGGCTTGCTGTGGTCATCGCCTTTTGGCCCGATCCGCATCGACTACGCGATGCCCGTCAAGAAGGAAAAGACCGACGACGTGCAGGAATTCAACTTCGGCATGTCGAGCCGCTTCTGA